The genomic DNA GAGGCCGAGTAAACCAGGCGGAGGTGGGAAAAGACCAGCGTCTGGGCCGCTGACGTATCGTTTTGGATCCGAAACCGCGTGAACAGATCGGACTCCTCTTTCACCGTCAGGATGGGGGCTTCCATGGCTTTGGCGACAAATGACCTGAAGCCGTAATCGTCATCAGACCAAACAAGGGGCCAAGTATCATTCCTGGCAACGATGTGGTTGCTCATTGTTGGTATCTCTTAAGTTTGAAGGGTTTTTCATTCAATTATGCCTTGAGTGCCGCAATCCGTTCCTCCAGTGGAGGATGGCTCATGAAAAGGTTGGCCCATCCTCCGGCTCCGGAGATGCCGAATGCGGCCACCTCCTGGGGGAGGGAAGATTCGCCATGCGCCTGGCCGAGCCGCTCCAGGGCCGAGATCATTTTCTTGCGACCAGCTAGTCTGGCGCCGCCCGCATCGGCCCGAAATTCCCGATATCTGGAAAACCACATGACCACAATACTGGCGAGCAGCCCGAAGACGATCTCGAGGATGAAGACGCTCAGGTGATAGAGGATGCCTTGGCCTGAGCTTTCCTCTTCATTGCGGGAAATCAGGTTGTCGAGCACTCCGCCCACCAACCGGGCGATGACGATCACGAAGGTATTCAGGACCCCCTGAATCAGGGTAAGCGTCACCATGTCGCCGTTGGCCACATGGCTGACCTCATGGGCCAGAACCGCCTCGACTTCGGAACGGTCCATTTGCTGGAGAAGTCCAGAGCTGACCGCCACCAAGGCATGGTTGCGGTACATGCCCGTGGCGAACGCATTCATCTCCGGCGCATTGTAGATAGCAACGTCCGGCATGCCGATTCCCGCTTCCCGGGCCTGTCTGGAGACCGTTTCAAGCAGCCAAGCTTCAGCCCTGTTACAGGGCTGTTCAATGATTTCCGCTCCCGTGCTCCATTTGGCCATGGATTTGGAAAGAGCCAGGGATAGGAAGGCTCCGCCCATGCCGAACAACGCCGCAAACATCAACAGGGAGCTTGTGGTTCCCTGGGAGATGCCCAAAAAGCTGGAGAGGATGTTCAACACGGTTCCAAGCACCAGAAGAACCGCCAGGTTGGTGGCGAGGAACAGAAAAATTCTTTTCATCTTTGGACTCCTGTCGTTGATCTGTGCGCCTGTCCGCCATAGGCTGGCGTTTCAAGTTCTGTTTGACAGGACAAATAGAGCAAAAAACCGAAAAAGAAAAATGAAATAAAATGAAATTATCTTTCTGTTTTTATGATCGAAAAAAACGGATCATTAACTTCATGAAAATTGAATCAAACGATACTTTGATCTTGATGGTTGATCGTCACAATTGCTGGCGTCGATGGAGACGCGCCCCTGACACCAACGGAAGAGACGGCTTGAATAGCGCGAATGTCATACCTATATGAATTATATGGGTGTTTTCCAGGCCAGTCATTGGTAACGTCAACGCTGATTTTCTCAAGATGGTTCAAAAACATGGATGACGAACATCAAATATTTTCAAGTAAAAAAATCGAACGTTGGATTGAAAATAAAGAATTTCCAGTCACGGCCCATCTGCTTTATAGAAGGCATGGTCTCGACAGATCACGAAGTTGGGTTGCCGAAAAACCAAACCGAACAACAAGGTAAAAAAAATGGGCGCAGTCGCTGAATCAGGCCGCAGGCTTGGCCGCAAATATCTTCCCGGGGAGATCATCTTTCAAGAAGGGGATCAGGCGGATGGGTTGTATATCATCCAGGATGGTGGTGTGGAACTGCGTTTTCCCGGGCAACAGGCTTCTGATAGCCAGGGCATCATACTTGGAAAAGGCCAGATGTTCGGAGAGGCGGCATTGTTTGGTCAATCACGGGCTCGATGTGCGACGGCCCGGGTTCTGGCGGACTCCTCCATTCTCAAGGTGGATGACAAGACCTTCATGACCCACCTTCATCAGGATCCCTCACTGGCTTTCCATGTTTTGAGGAACATGGCCGATAAGATCCAGGTTCTGGGCGGGACGCCGGCTGCGGCTTTGGCCTTGGCTGTAGATCATCCACTCCTCACCTCCGCAAAGCATATGGGCATGAATGCGCAACCGGCCAAAGTGTGGGTGGACGGGGTTGTGAAACAGAGCAGGACGCCCGCCGGCTTTCGGATTCTAATGATCGAGGATGACCCGGACTACCAGGCTCTTGCGCAAGCGTGGCTGCCCATAGACTCCTGGGAAGAAAATTCCGACTCGCCGGAGCCATTTTTTTCACTCAGGCAGACCGACTCCTTGGCAAAGGCCCTGGATATTCTCACCCATGAGGAGTTTGACCTGATTCTGCTGGATCTGAATCTACCGGATAGCGCAGGCCTTGAATCCATCACCCGCGTACTCGGAAAAGCGGCCAATGTTCCCATCGTGGTATTCTCTGGAACGGATGATGAGAACCAGATCATCACGGCGGCTCAGCAAGGGGCAGAGGATTATCTGATCAAGGGGCAGGTGTCCAAAACGCAATTCATCCGATCCATCCGTAGCGCGCTGGCACGCCATCGGCTTTCAGGAGACGGTATGGGAAGCCATGACCGAAAGTCCGTCGGGAACCAGCCGGGAGGGAAAGGCGCTTCACAGCTGTCTAAGCTTCCCTGGCTGCGTAATCCGTTCAAAAGAAAAGGCGGATTGCATTGATTGGAAGTTTGCGGGCCGCCGTTGTTGGAGGAATGCAATGATGAAACACCAAGACGCTATGGTTGAAGAGGGATTTCTGGCGCCGCAGGTTCTGCTTCAATTCCGAGAGCCAATCCTTGACGCATGGGCGTCCAAAAACAAAGGGACCGCTCAGCTCCAGGCGGGTGACATGCCGGATGTTAAGGTTCATGAGAACAGGTCCCGGTTTTTGGATGCCCTGATGGAAATATATCGGGAAGAGGCAGGAAGCGGCTCAGATTCGAGCGCCATTGATCATGCGTTGGTCCTCTGCCAGGAAACGGAAGGATCGCATCCCCAGCATAATGTTTCCCAGCCGGAATCGGCTCATTTCCTGTTTTCCCTGCGTGAAGCGATGCTGCCGTTCCTGCAGGAGGTTTCCGGGGGCTCCTTGGATCTGTTCGCAAAGGAGATGGAACAACTCAACCAGGTTATCGACCGTTTGCGATTGATCAGTCTGGAGCGGCATATCCGAGCCCGAGAGAAGGTGATCACTGAGCAAGGCCGGGCCATGATTGAGTTGGCCGAAGCTTCCGTGAAGGCGAAAAGCCTTTTTCTTGCTTCCATGAGCCATGAGATTCGCACCCCAATTAGCGCCATTCTTGGAATGGGCGAGTTGTTGGCCGAATCGGATCTCAAACCGGATCAAGCCCAATACGTCCGGATTTCCAACAAGGCGGGTGAGACGCTGTTGGCCTTGATCAACGATATTTTGGATCTTTCCAAAATCGAAGCGGGACAGTTGGAATTGGAGTCAATGCCTTTCAACCTGACCGAGTTGATAGGTGATACGAAGGAGATTCTCTCTTTGCAGGCGCGTGATAAGGGATTGGCCATGACTTTGGCGCCGGAATCTTTCCCAAGCGACCTGTGGGTCATGGGCGATCCGACCCGGCTTCAACAGGTCCTTCTCAACCTGCTAAGCAACGCCATAAAATTCACCTCGGAAGGGAAAGTTTCCATCAGCCTGGAAAAGGGTAAAAACGGGTTGTTCTCCATCTCTGTTTCCGATACCGGCATCGGAATTCCGGAAGAAAAGCGGCAGCACGTTTTTCAGCCGTTTACCCAAGCGGACGCTTCCATTTCGCGGCAATACCGGGGAACAGGTCTCGGGTTGGCGATCTGCAGGCAACTTGCGGAAAAGATGGGGGGGCGCATTGATCTGAAGAGCCAGGTTGGCGTGGGCAGCACGTTCACTCTAGCCCTTTCTCTTCCCATGGCCGACATGCCTGAATTGGCCGTTTTAACCGGCGTCGAAAGGAATACAGGAACTCCGGGCCAGGACGCATCTTCGAATAAGCCTCTGTCCATTCTGCTGGCTGATGACGCCGAGGAAAACAGAATCCTTTTTGAGGCGTTTCTCAAACCAGCGGGATACACGCTCAAAATGGTACAGGACG from Magnetococcales bacterium includes the following:
- the htpX gene encoding protease HtpX produces the protein MKRIFLFLATNLAVLLVLGTVLNILSSFLGISQGTTSSLLMFAALFGMGGAFLSLALSKSMAKWSTGAEIIEQPCNRAEAWLLETVSRQAREAGIGMPDVAIYNAPEMNAFATGMYRNHALVAVSSGLLQQMDRSEVEAVLAHEVSHVANGDMVTLTLIQGVLNTFVIVIARLVGGVLDNLISRNEEESSGQGILYHLSVFILEIVFGLLASIVVMWFSRYREFRADAGGARLAGRKKMISALERLGQAHGESSLPQEVAAFGISGAGGWANLFMSHPPLEERIAALKA
- a CDS encoding cyclic nucleotide-binding domain-containing protein; translation: MGAVAESGRRLGRKYLPGEIIFQEGDQADGLYIIQDGGVELRFPGQQASDSQGIILGKGQMFGEAALFGQSRARCATARVLADSSILKVDDKTFMTHLHQDPSLAFHVLRNMADKIQVLGGTPAAALALAVDHPLLTSAKHMGMNAQPAKVWVDGVVKQSRTPAGFRILMIEDDPDYQALAQAWLPIDSWEENSDSPEPFFSLRQTDSLAKALDILTHEEFDLILLDLNLPDSAGLESITRVLGKAANVPIVVFSGTDDENQIITAAQQGAEDYLIKGQVSKTQFIRSIRSALARHRLSGDGMGSHDRKSVGNQPGGKGASQLSKLPWLRNPFKRKGGLH
- a CDS encoding response regulator, whose amino-acid sequence is MMKHQDAMVEEGFLAPQVLLQFREPILDAWASKNKGTAQLQAGDMPDVKVHENRSRFLDALMEIYREEAGSGSDSSAIDHALVLCQETEGSHPQHNVSQPESAHFLFSLREAMLPFLQEVSGGSLDLFAKEMEQLNQVIDRLRLISLERHIRAREKVITEQGRAMIELAEASVKAKSLFLASMSHEIRTPISAILGMGELLAESDLKPDQAQYVRISNKAGETLLALINDILDLSKIEAGQLELESMPFNLTELIGDTKEILSLQARDKGLAMTLAPESFPSDLWVMGDPTRLQQVLLNLLSNAIKFTSEGKVSISLEKGKNGLFSISVSDTGIGIPEEKRQHVFQPFTQADASISRQYRGTGLGLAICRQLAEKMGGRIDLKSQVGVGSTFTLALSLPMADMPELAVLTGVERNTGTPGQDASSNKPLSILLADDAEENRILFEAFLKPAGYTLKMVQDGAEALIRFRQEDFDLVFTDIEMPVMDGYAATRAMRAWERENDRSATPIIALTAHAMREHAERSIEAGCDFHLTKPFRKSQLLECIERFGRESGSTANQFISGP